The Triticum urartu cultivar G1812 chromosome 6, Tu2.1, whole genome shotgun sequence genome includes the window ATTTAACAAATAATAACCAAGCATGCCCCAGTTACCAATCACGAATTACAGATGGTCTCTTTCTTCCATACAAAAAAAAAGATATACATAAACAAAAAACCAAAAAACAGTAAGCTCCAAAATGTTCATGCCATTTTCTGATTACTCTACTATAACAAGGAATATACAATTGTCAAAGCGATGCAAAAATTTCTCCTCCGTCGAACGAGTGCGAAAATCGCAAAAGGGTAGGCGCATCTTCGGTGGATCAAGTGTGATCAGAAGATAACCATTCTATGGGTTAAAGTAACCGGAGCCACCAATGTTGGAGGAGACGAGCAACATCACGCTGGTTATGGCAGCAAGCCATACCAGGGCCCTATCTGAGACACCAAAGGCAGACAAGAAAATCCTTCCAAATCAGCTCATGACACAGTAAATAACAAAGCCTCATGGGTCCGAAAAACATTAAAAAAAATTGTTTACCTTCAGGGTTACTAGACACTGGGCCCGTGGCTACGGCGATACCGGCGGGCACGGCGACATCACTGGCTTGCGATACCTCAGCCTTCTCGGCGCCTCTCGAGCTCTTGGTCTCAGCTGACGACACGATGCCCTGGAACTCCTCGCTCACGAGCAGCGCGGCCAGCAGGTCCATGAAGGTCTCCCTCTCGTTGCCGTTGAAATCGCCCCGCCTGGTGCCGTCGAGCTGGACAAAGTCTAGCGTGTCCTCGTCTGAGATGTAGCCCGTGGCGTACTCGGTTTTGACCGTCTCGTCTTCTTCGTCCTCGACGTAGGCTTTGTATGTGAGGCGGAGGAGGACCTCGCCGGATGACCGCTTTCCGAAGAAGCCCCACCCTCCGTATAACGTGACAATCTTGTCGGTGGGTACTGTGTCTTTGAGTGAGCTTAGATCAACCTGAAAAGAATATTTTTGAACAGTGAAATTCATCTCACTTTCAGTTATAAAACCATCTAGCTGAAATCATCCCAATCTCTGTGTGTCGAACCAGAAAGCAAATAAACAGACAGAGTGTGCAACAAAATAGTGAGAGTGGAGAAACAAAACTGTAGATGGTCAAATCATACCTCTCCAGTGCCAATAGTGATGTCGGTGAAACCAACCGTGTCCTTCACTTGAATACACAACTTTTGTTTGCGAGGGTTTACGACCAGCATATGAAAATCCTGTTTCATGTGGAGTGTTTATAAGCATGGCAATAGATATGGAAAATATTTCAGTTAGAGCAAGAGAGTGTGAAACAGAAGTTCGTCAGAGCTTTACTTGATTCCAGATTGGTTCTTCTGGCAGGCCAGTCACAGTTGTTTGGCTGTTCTTCTTGCTCTTTATGACTTGATCACCAAGAATCATGGCAACATATGGATCTGTCTTCCCTGCAAGTGAAATGAAGTGTCTCAAAGCTTTGTCAACACGAAACAGAGTCTTGTGACAAAAATGAACTGTTTTTAATGCCTCTTTTAGCCTATGTGTGATTGAATCAATGCATttaatttaattaatttaatttaatTGATGCCGGCTTTTGAAAACAGATAGACTCAATAGAAATACAAACTCGACTGTGAAGAACCTTTCATCGGTATACCACTGCTTTAATATGGACCAGAGCACAAAATCCAAACCAGAAAAACCTAGGAGCACTATAAACTGGGCCAGAGCTAACTGTTTCAGCCTTTGAGGGGGTGGGAGGTGGGGAGTCTTTTTCAAACCCGGCTCAAGTGTTTGCCAAGGCCTATCATACTCTAAATGCGGAAATTTGTTAGAGCACTTTCTTGCCTGACACAACAAGGTACACCATTGGGTATACAGAAATGAATTGGACGTCAGCTCTAACCTAATAAAAAAAATGCTAAATCAGACACAAGTGGAAGCAGAGAGTCCTTACCGAACAAGACAAAGCTAAGCTTCCTAGCATCAACTAGTGTCACTGATAGCTCTCCGACAAAGTCCTTATTTCCATCTTGAACATCTTGAACTAAGTCACTTGCAACCCCTTGCATTATACCGCTTGCAACATTTTGAATTATGTCGCTTGCAACATCTCCTGCAACAGGTCCCATAGCTCTCCCCTTCTCAAAATCAAGGACAATCTTTTTTGGCCGGACAAAGAGACGTGGCAGGTCTTCCGTTAGAAGTTTCGTGAGAAATCTAGTAGCAGAAGTCATGGTGTAAGACCTTTGTATCAAACAGTACAACAAAAATGATATCTGAGCCTGAAAGCGTTAAATCTGGCATAACTGCAGAACTGTCCAGAAACATGATCAGGCAATGTAATGCTACTTCAATCAAGTATATTCACCACTGAATTCGAACACCATCTATCTTCTGGAAATTTGAACACCGACTGATAACAGATTCACAAATCTGTTATCCAATATTCATAAAGACAATAAATCATAGTAACTAGCTAAGTGCAAGCTTGGATAAAAAGTAACATTGATAGCTCAAACCAATTTACATTAAGTGTTTTATATGCTCTAATAAGTGCACAAGGATGGGTATTTAACCTCCTAGAACTAGACTAACAAGGAAGCAGCAGAGGGGAGGGGTGAGGGGGTCAGAGTGAATATGTAGTTGGGGACCTGAGTGCTGCACCAGTATACCATTTTCTAACAAAAAAGAATCGACACTATGTAATCATGATTCTGAAGAGACATTTTGGATGATAGGTCTTACATTGACAGAACAGGAATTGCTGGAGGAGGCGAGCACCATGTACATGCAAAGATTTTTTAGCACATTGTTAGATAAAAATCAAATCTATAGCTGGTCATTTCATCAAAGGGATACAGAAAAGGGTATGGGCTAGCAATCACCCAACAGAGTACAAGTAAGAGCTTATGAATAGCAAATATCTCTCCGTCCACTATTATAGACGCATTTTAGTGTGTCTGTTCATTCATTTCAGTCTTTATGTAGTCTATCCAAAGTGTGTCTGTTCATTCATTTCAGTCTTTATGTAGTCTATCCAAAGTGTGTCTGTTCATTCATTTCAGTCTTTATGTAGTctatccaaaacatcttatactccccccgtcccaaaataagtgtctcaaccttagtactttagtacaaagttgagacacttattttgggaccgAGGGGGCATTTGTGAACAGAGTAAAACACAATATAACTGTCTCTGGCAGTAGAAAGTGTAACATATTGTCATTGTTTTGGATGCAGAAACTCACAAAATTAAGACCTAGAAAATCTACAGTATCCTCTCATTTTCTTTCAACCATCTCAATGCCAGCGGGAATACATATGCCTAGAAGAGAGGCGGTAATAGAGCTTCCATTAAAAAAAAACAGAGAAGAGAGGTATGTGTAGGAAGTATCTTCAGTTCACTTGGTCTAACATGTACATGTCCCGCACCCCAATCTTAAGAAGTAACTGAATAATCCAAAATTGTCGAATTCTAATACCTACTGCCTATGTTGCATTCAATAAGTCAAATTTGTTAAGAGGTAGCACGAAATTAGGTATAAGTTGCAAATGGGAACAATAAGTTTGAATAAGCATTTGCATACCCATAAGATTGAAGAGACGGAACAGTGACAGCTCAAACTTTATCTTCGGAAGCGACACAAATGCCCAAGACACAGCTCCCACCCATGGTTCTGTCGGAATAAGCCTCAACTTAACCCACAACTCCCCATCGATATCAAAATCTCGAACCCAGACCGGCACGACGATTGGCACGGCACTGAACTTCAAGGAGAGGGCCAATGCCATGCGTGCATCACCAGCATAACGGATGCCGATTTGGTACCTGAAATACACAATGAGGTTAACTAATTCTAACTTATTTTCTCTACCAAAGGGTAACACTAAGACAAACACAATTCTCGCAGCAATGACTAACAGAAAGACCCACATCATAGTAATATGAATCAAGTACATGAGGCAGTCTGCTTCCACATCTGTAAAGCTATCACACAGTTGCTTATTGATCTTAACTGATATATTGCACATAGACTAATTATTATATCAGACTAATATACACCCTGTTTCCCTAAATAAAAAACTAAAACTATGATCATTATCATAAATCAACAGATTTCCCTATTCTGCTCCAATTGGTGCTGTCAATTACACTGAAAGTCTGAAACTGAATGGATAGTTTCTAACACCAATGTCTGCATGAACCTACCTACCATTGCTCTAGTGACAGTAAATTTTCCATCCAAATCAAGTACTACAGATTGAATTATGCTTAAGCACTCTCGGAGACACTAGCAAGAGGATACTCACTGCAGGTCGTTGGCCCGGCGTGAGGTCCGGCGCTCGACGTTCCTGACGGAGAGCGGCTCCTCGCCGAGGTGGAACTGCCGGATCTCAACGCGGTTGACATAATCCGGCTTCTGGAGGTTGTCGATGACGGGCTGGAGCAGGCCGACGATCCAGCCCTCGATGCCGGGGCGGTAGACCTTCCAGAGCTTGCCCAGCACCATGTTGACCCACTCCACGGACTCCTTGCGCTGCAGGTCCTTCTCCTCCAGGAAGAGCGAGAAGCCGGAGGTGGGCACCTGCGGCCAGGACCCGTTCACCCGGACCTCCCGCTcggcgcggcggcgccggcggaggGTGAGCAGCTTGTCGAAGGCCGCGCCCACGAAGAAGAAGAGCGCGAAGAGGCCCAGCACGGACCGCGGGAGGGAGGGgagcggcggcggggccggcAGCGGGTGGATGACGCCCAGCTGGGTCCGCAGCTTGGACACCAGCGGGTCCTCGCCTCCGGCGCGGTAGCCCCCCGCCGCGAAGGCCGGGGAGGGGCGCGCGGGGGAGGCGGGGGTTGGGGTGGAGGTGGGTGGTGGGGTCTGCTCGGGGGCGGGGAGGTTGTTGGCGGAGAGCGGTGCTGCCGCGCGCCGGGGCGGAAAGGCGGCGGCTTTGGGGACGGGGAGACATCGTCGGCGACGGCGGTGGCGGTGGGTGGGGAGAAAGGAGGAGGTGGGGGTTGGCGCGGGGCTAGAGAGGGagaagggaggaggaggcggcggggtgcCGGCGGAGGGGgtcagcatcggggtccaccgaCATCCGGCGAGCGAGGCGTGGGGCTCGCCGGAGAAGATATGGGAGGGGACGGAGAGGTTCAGAGCTAGTGGTGGATGCTGCTGCGGAGAGAAGCGGTCAGGCTTGCGCTTCCCCACTCCCTCTGCCTGTCCGCTATGCTGACCACTGAAGCAGCAAAACTTTCCTTTTTTTACTGGTAAAATAAAATTATTACTATCATCGTCTCTTCTTGGAACAAGATTGCAAGTTCTTTGGTAGATGCAAAATTTGCATTTCTGACACTACCTACTGCATTTGAGCAAAATGTTAAGGAGAATTTTCGTTTCCTAAAAGAATTTTCATCGTATCACACACAACTATAAACAGATAACATGGCAGATAAAAAGAATCTGCGAAAGTAGAGGGATTTACTGGGACAACAGATTAGGCTAGTTAGGATTGAGATGCAGAACTCATCGAAATACAAGGCCTATGAATTTGTTTGAAAATTTGGAGTATTTCGGGAAAATCAATAGGAGAACCTATTCTTTTAAGGATAAAACTACAACTTCTTGTAAAGACATAATGTACTTTGATGCATATTGATGTTTCATAAAAAGAGATGTATGTATGCATATAAAAAGAGATGGTTTGTTAAAAGTTGGTATCTACTACTGGGTAAGCAGGAGCTGAGCTGCTTAGCAACTCTAAGGTCATTGGCTTGTTTCGCCATCATAATTCATTTTTCATGACCCTCGTACTGATTAACAATGTTTACAGGCATACAAAAACCATCCGGAGGTCGAATGAGCCATACATGACGTCCACTAGAAGAGAAACTAAAAGGCAAGATAGACTATAAGCTTCCGAATTTGATGTTCTTCGTTTATAATGGAACACCAATCCATTATTGTGTACTTTAGCTTGAATATCAAAGCTGATATGACTATGCAAGCTCTTGCACGGCCCCTGCATGCTTTGAACGACCTTAAGACAATCTGAACCTATCATTTTGTTCCACAGGGAAAGATCGGGTGCTAGAGGGCTTCTCTGTGTGCCAATGCTTCAAGGGTTCTCGGGTGGGCGATGGTGTTGTAGACCATTGCTGATGCACCTTGGTACACGCCATCTTCTCCTCGTGATGCAACTGCATGTGTGTGTGCAGGCGATGTCGGGCATGCCGCCAATCTTAGATTGTTGGACAGGCCACCTGGAGAAGCCTAATAGTTGGCCCCACACAAGGGTTGTGCCCCTCTTCCAGCCTTCTGGCCTTCTGTTTGATGGGTTTCTCCCAGGGAGCGCGGCTATATGTCACTTATAACGATCCGGAAGGAGGTCTCACCTGAAGCAATTTTTGGCCTTCCCGTCACTATGGGCTGGTCTAGGTCAGTTTGTTATCTTCTCTGTTTTTTTTATTTGTTCATTTTTTGTGTGCATATTGTTGAAAATATTCCACAATGCATATATTCCAAGAAAATAAAAAACTTTAAAAATTTCAAAATCAGTGAGTTTTAAAAATGTTAATGCAGTGTAAAAAAATATTATTAAAACATGCTAAATATGTATAAAAAAATTCCCAGATTGTATGGAAAAAAAGTAGACATCAATACATATAATATAAAAATTGTTAGTCATCTATTTAAAAATGTTAAAAGTGTATAAAAATGTTCCTATTGTATACAAAAAATGCACGGTGTATCTGTAAAAATTAGAATTGTAATGAAACAacacaaaaggaaaaaaaatcgaTAAAGAAAATGGTAGAGAAAACGTGAATGAAACAAAGAAAAAcgagaaaaataaaaaatgtaTACCGAAAAAACGAAGGAAAAAAGGAAAGATGAAAAATGAAGAAAACACGAAGCAAACCATGAAATAGGTGGGAGCAGAAAAACGGTGTTACAGAAATCGGTCGGCCTAGTAGAGTGCTCGCCAGAGGACGCAACTTTTACTTGAGCTATATGTCGCTTAATGCGACATGGAAGAAGGGCTCGCCTCTAGCCTCTACACGTATGGTCCGGCTCAATTAGCGTGTTTTTCTCTCGGTCGCCGTGTCCGGTCTATGTGGTTTCGCCGGGTCTATTGTTTTCCTCGGTTTCCTTCTTTTCATTTTCCAGTTTTTTTTACTGTCATTGTTTTTTCGGATTTATTTGGATCTTTTTCTTTGTTTGTTTCTTTTTTCTTATTTATTATTTCCTGAAATGTCTATATTTTCATAAGTGCATTTTGGTCGTACTCATTTAATCTTATCAAAAACATGGTTTTTTTGTAAAAAaaacttccaatctattcatTTTCAATCATGATAGTATAACGAAGaatagaaataataaaaattacatctaGATCTGTAGTCCACCTAGGTACAACTACTAGGACTGAAGCGAGTCGAAGGCACGCCGCCATCATCGCCTAATGTTCTTGAAAAATATATGTTTTCATGTCTacttttttcatacacattgaATTCGTATACATCTAAACATTTTTTTATATATGTTTcacatttttaaatacatgatttcACAATCTCTTAAATGCTTGTTTGGAACATTTTTTCGAATAGGAGTTAAACATATTTTCAAATACATGTTGACACTTTCTTCTGTATGATACGAAACATTTTTATGAACTATGCGAATATTACACCTGAACTTTTTTTCCTAAATATACCAtactttgtttgaatggtacGAAACAATATTTTGAATTACAATTTTTTTGTTTCATTGTATAACATTTAATTTAATTGTCATGTACATATCTGAACTTTTTTTAAATGTTTGTACATTTGTTATTTGGAGAAACATTTTCTAAAAATGGGATGAACATTTTACACTGCATTTACTATTTTTTTTCATAATATATGTATCTTCTTAAAAATATATAAACAAAAGACAAAAATATGTGTGACGTTAGCGTAACGAGACCATGTTGTAATTGAAGAGGCTTACTACCAGCTAGCTGCAGGCGACTAGGGCTTCTGCCTTTCGTCAGCGACACCACCGACTACCTCGTCTTGTGTGGCCATGGGGCATGGTGGATCTCGGCCCTTACCAACGAGAGGGCTCAATTGTTATATGTTTCTTTGAGTTTTGCTAGCGTTTGTGTCCTTCTCAGAAATACGATTCGACggcggctccctgaagatggaataaggttctcTCCCGCCTAGGCCCATTCTGGTGATGTGTCTTGCATTTGTTGGACGGCgggtggaggtgtgtctccgacCGACCCCACATGATTCGGTTGGTGGTTGTCTTTGGTGGATCTCGAATCAAATCTTCGTTCATCTACGTCAGAGTGTCTTCAGGTTGGATCCTTCCGATCTACACTTCTCTTCATCGGCGATGGTTGTCGTTCTAGTGTGTTAGTCCTATGGAGCCTTAGAATGACTACTTCCCGACTGTTTACGGCAGCCCTTTATCACATCGCCCTTTATAAAACCCAAGCCTCCACCGTGTATATAAGAGGAGGCTAATTAATGGGGGCTCTCAATCCCATCTACTCTCCCGTAGAACTACTCCTGGTAGCCATCTCATCCATATCATTGTAACCCCTAGCATGCGCCCCACCATGAATAACAACAGGAAGTAGCTAGGATGCAGGGTATTACTTTTTGTAGGCCTGAATCGGACTAACTTGTGCGTGCAGGCTCTGTCCTGGTACTTCCGGCCATGCAAGGCACCCTACTGAGGAATCTGACGTTTTTTGCTTTGTTAATAAGCATCATGCAGCACTTGAGCTAGTTCTAGAGACAAGACCAGGAATCAATTTTTACAGTTTATAACTCTACatgtgcatatgagttttcctCTGAATCACATATTCAAGAACCATGTCAGTTATAGCATAGAGTATAAACATTTAATTATAAACATGAAAATAAATAATATACtaattattgcctctagggcattttCCAACGCATAGGTGGTGGGGTTGTAGTGGTCTAGTGGAAGAATGACCGCGTCGTCACAAGAGCAGGAGCATGCGGAGGCGGGGCATGG containing:
- the LOC125515621 gene encoding extended synaptotagmin-1-like; this encodes MLTPSAGTPPPPPPFSLSSPAPTPTSSFLPTHRHRRRRRCLPVPKAAAFPPRRAAAPLSANNLPAPEQTPPPTSTPTPASPARPSPAFAAGGYRAGGEDPLVSKLRTQLGVIHPLPAPPPLPSLPRSVLGLFALFFFVGAAFDKLLTLRRRRRAEREVRVNGSWPQVPTSGFSLFLEEKDLQRKESVEWVNMVLGKLWKVYRPGIEGWIVGLLQPVIDNLQKPDYVNRVEIRQFHLGEEPLSVRNVERRTSRRANDLQYQIGIRYAGDARMALALSLKFSAVPIVVPVWVRDFDIDGELWVKLRLIPTEPWVGAVSWAFVSLPKIKFELSLFRLFNLMAIPVLSIFLTKLLTEDLPRLFVRPKKIVLDFEKGRAMGPVAGDVASDIIQNVASGIMQGVASDLVQDVQDGNKDFVGELSVTLVDARKLSFVLFGKTDPYVAMILGDQVIKSKKNSQTTVTGLPEEPIWNQDFHMLVVNPRKQKLCIQVKDTVGFTDITIGTGEVDLSSLKDTVPTDKIVTLYGGWGFFGKRSSGEVLLRLTYKAYVEDEEDETVKTEYATGYISDEDTLDFVQLDGTRRGDFNGNERETFMDLLAALLVSEEFQGIVSSAETKSSRGAEKAEVSQASDVAVPAGIAVATGPVSSNPEDRALVWLAAITSVMLLVSSNIGGSGYFNP